Proteins encoded in a region of the Macaca mulatta isolate MMU2019108-1 chromosome X, T2T-MMU8v2.0, whole genome shotgun sequence genome:
- the LOC144338513 gene encoding uncharacterized protein LOC144338513, producing MIQQMHAWTHLSNRKLKLLIEKTDFLIPKASTLVEQVTSACKVCQQVNAGATRVPEGKRTRGNRPGVYWEIDFTEVKPHYAGYKYLLVFVDTFSGWVEAYPTWQETAHIVAKKILEEIFPRFGLPKVIGSDNGPAFVSQTDLQARLKGLQAVQAQIWAPLAELYQPGHPQTSHPFQVGDSVYVRRHRTQGLEPRWKGPYIVLLTTPTAIKVDGISTWIHASHAKAAPGTPGPTPPETWRLRRSEDPLKIRLSRI from the exons atgatccagcagatgcatgcctggacacacttgagtaatcgaaagctaaaattactgattgaaaaaactgactttctaatcccaaaggcaagtaccctcgtagaacaagtgacatctgcctgtaaggtctgtcagcaggtaaacgctggggctacccgagtgccagaagggaaacgaactcgtggtaaccgcccaggagtctattgggaaatagacttcactgaagtaaaacctcactatgctggatataagtacttactggtgtttgtagataccttttcaggatgggtagaagcctaccccacctggcaagaaacggcacacatagtagccaagaaaattttggaagaaatctttcctagattcggacttcccaaggtaattgggtcagataacgggccggccttcgtttctcag actgacctacaggcccggctaaaaggactccaagcagtacaggcccaaatctgggcccccttggcagaactgtaccaaccaggacatccacagaccagtcaccccttccaggtgggagactctgtctacgttagacggcatcgcactcaaggactagagcctcggtggaaaggaccctacattgttctcctgaccacacccacagccataaaggttgacggaatctccacttggatccacgcatcccacgccaaggctgctccagGGACGCCCGGACCAACACCACCTGAGACATGGAGACTCCGACGCTCCGAGgacccgctcaagataagactctctcgtatctag